A window from Kovacikia minuta CCNUW1 encodes these proteins:
- the cobQ gene encoding cobyric acid synthase CobQ: protein MKAIMVVGTTSHAGKSLVTTAICRILSRRGWRVAPFKGQNMALNAYVTPNGGEIGHAQAVQAWAAGVMPMVEMNPILLKPQGDMTSQVILKGRAVGKVGAAEYYEQFFEPGWQAIEESLRLLSQEFDLLVCEGAGSPAEINLKHRDLTNMRIAKYLEAPTLLVVDIDRGGAFAHVVGTLELLEPDERALIKGIVINKFRGQRSLLQSGIDWLQERTGIPVVGVIPWLDQAFPAEDSLSLLEPRANASTGDLNIAVIRLPRISNFTDFDPLEAETTVSVKYINPKQSLGHPDAVIIPGSKTTIADLIILHKTGMAEEIHNYVAAGGTVLGICGGYQMLGKILADPEGIEGQEGRYKGLGLLPLKTVIAGQKVARQRLVTSNFPQEGLPVGGYEIHQGRTRLLEAEENNTKPLFDDANLGLVDESLSVWGTYLHGIFDNGPWRRAWLNRLRQQRGLKSLPTGVANYREQRELLLNNLADAIEPHLDLKTVLPS from the coding sequence ATGAAAGCCATTATGGTAGTGGGAACCACATCCCACGCTGGAAAATCACTGGTGACAACCGCCATCTGCCGAATTCTCAGTCGGCGGGGTTGGCGGGTGGCTCCCTTTAAGGGACAAAACATGGCACTCAATGCCTATGTCACTCCCAATGGCGGAGAAATTGGTCATGCTCAGGCAGTGCAAGCCTGGGCAGCGGGGGTGATGCCGATGGTGGAAATGAACCCGATTTTGCTGAAGCCGCAGGGGGATATGACCTCCCAGGTGATCCTGAAGGGCAGAGCCGTAGGTAAGGTGGGAGCAGCGGAGTATTACGAGCAGTTTTTTGAACCCGGTTGGCAGGCGATCGAGGAGTCCCTGCGTCTTCTCAGCCAGGAGTTTGATTTGCTGGTGTGCGAAGGAGCGGGTAGCCCGGCAGAAATCAATCTGAAACACCGGGATCTGACCAACATGCGGATCGCCAAGTACCTGGAAGCACCAACGTTACTGGTGGTGGATATTGACCGGGGGGGTGCCTTTGCCCATGTTGTGGGCACCCTGGAACTCCTGGAGCCAGATGAACGGGCACTGATTAAGGGGATTGTGATTAATAAATTCCGGGGGCAGCGATCGCTGCTACAGTCGGGGATCGATTGGCTACAGGAGCGGACGGGCATTCCGGTTGTCGGTGTCATTCCCTGGCTCGATCAGGCATTTCCAGCCGAAGATTCCCTCAGCTTGTTAGAACCCCGCGCCAATGCCTCTACCGGAGATCTCAACATCGCGGTCATTCGCCTGCCAAGAATTTCTAACTTCACGGATTTTGATCCCCTGGAAGCTGAAACCACAGTTTCCGTCAAATACATCAACCCCAAACAATCCCTGGGACATCCCGATGCGGTGATTATTCCTGGCTCCAAAACCACGATCGCAGACCTGATTATTCTGCACAAAACGGGGATGGCAGAGGAAATTCATAATTATGTAGCAGCCGGAGGCACAGTTTTGGGCATTTGCGGTGGCTATCAAATGCTGGGCAAAATTCTGGCTGACCCAGAAGGAATTGAAGGTCAGGAAGGGCGGTATAAGGGGCTGGGCTTACTCCCACTTAAAACCGTGATTGCAGGGCAAAAAGTCGCCCGTCAGCGTCTGGTCACTTCCAACTTTCCCCAGGAAGGGTTGCCTGTCGGTGGCTACGAAATTCACCAGGGCAGAACGCGCCTGCTTGAAGCCGAGGAAAACAACACCAAACCCCTGTTTGATGATGCCAATTTGGGCCTGGTGGATGAGAGCCTGTCGGTCTGGGGAACCTACCTCCACGGCATTTTCGATAATGGTCCCTGGCGACGTGCCTGGCTCAACCGCCTGCGTCAGCAACGTGGACTCAAATCCCTGCCTACGGGTGTCGCCAACTACCGCGAACAGCGAGAACTTTTGCTCAACAATCTGGCAGACGCGATCGAACCTCACCTGGATTTAAAGACCGTCTTGCCATCTTAG
- a CDS encoding Npun_F0494 family protein, whose product MTSVSNPRRSIQYPSQTMKRAERAMRCAPFQLKLFVTMVHQSVSLQAIAGKSGVQNDYTTRPLSELTAENELLWLIQVGLLRREVDGQGLTDSFRVTPLGRQLVQNWQDRGSITQSAPAFRDRLYNSLNRWLRLPL is encoded by the coding sequence ATGACTTCAGTTTCTAACCCTCGCCGATCGATTCAGTATCCCAGCCAGACAATGAAACGGGCAGAGCGGGCAATGCGGTGCGCTCCGTTTCAGTTAAAGCTATTTGTCACAATGGTGCATCAAAGTGTGTCTTTGCAGGCGATCGCGGGTAAGTCCGGAGTTCAAAACGATTACACCACCAGACCCCTATCAGAATTGACGGCAGAAAATGAACTGTTATGGTTAATTCAGGTCGGGCTGTTACGGCGAGAGGTTGATGGTCAAGGATTGACCGACAGTTTCCGGGTGACGCCCTTGGGCCGCCAACTAGTACAGAACTGGCAAGATAGGGGAAGCATCACACAATCTGCACCTGCATTTCGCGATCGCCTTTATAATTCACTCAATCGCTGGCTACGACTGCCCTTATAG